The Paenibacillus sp. RC334 nucleotide sequence TGGACGGCGGTTCGTACGACCTTGCGCCTTACGAAGCGATCACACGTGAGAAATACGAAGAGCTGGCCGCGGCTATGCGCCCGTTCGATATGGCGCTGCTACAACGTTATGAAACAACGGGCGAGTCCGATCTTGACGGGATGGATGGATGTGAAGGCGGCGCGTGTCCGATTAGATAAACGGAGGTGTACGTATGTCTTCGGTAGTTATGTGCGAGATGTTACGGACGTTTCGGCTACACCCGTTTTTGCGCCACGCTTCGGAGTTCGGTGATTTGACGGACGCTGAGCTGCGGAAGATTGACGCGCTAATGCGGATGGTACCAGCGAGAGCACCGGATAAGCGTCGGAAGTAAACGGAGGGCCTTCGGGCTTCTCCGTTTTTTTTTTATTTTCGTAAAAGTGTGCGAGACGCATTTCTCATCCGTTGAAGTAGATGAAAGGCGGAAAACATTACGCTCAACTGTGCGAAATACATTCCGCTGGAAACAAACGTAGTGTAAGGCGGAAACAACCGCCGAGTAACGCAAAACTAAAACGGAGGCGATTCGCATTATGACGAATTATCGTGAGGTTAACCGCATAGCAAACGTAGGGGAACGAATTAGGATCGTTAATCCGCAATTCGCGTACGGCTACGGAGAGGGCGCTGAGGGAGCTGTCCTTCAAGTCGATGGTAGCGGAGTATACGCCGACATCAACGGAAACAGACCCGGCGTCTTTCATCGGGAATACGTCGTACTCGAACCGGTAGCGACGTTAGGTTCTGACGAAGCCCTAGCCGACGCTTTTACGCAATTCATTCGAGACAACGCCGATACGATTCGCACTATTCTCGGAGACAGCGCATCTAACGTAACTAAAACGGAGCCGGCCGAATTAACACGCGCAGCCGTTATCGAAAAAGCACGCGCTGACGTAGCGGAGTTGGAGCGTATAGGACGCGATGTTGACTCGCGCTTACCCGAACTTTCTCCATTTCACTCGAATTTCTATCGCGTAAAGTTTTACGTTAACTGCGAAAAACGCGCAGTAACCGCGTGTATTACGTATCGAGGCGGAAGTGCTGTCCGCGCAAGGGGTATCGCAAAAGCCGCACCTGATGACGTATTCCACGCAGAAATCGGCAAGGCGATTGCACTCCGCCGCGCGTTGGGCCTAATGGTGCCGAGCGAGTATACGGATGCTCCGAAACCGGATGAGCCGCGAGTAGGTGCGATCGTAATTGACCGTTACTTTACCAATACGTGGGAGACAACGTTAACAAGTCGCATACAGCAGTACGACGCAAGTGGTCACGGCAAAGCGTGGAGACATACGCACGATCTCGGATGGATAGGCGAAGATCAATTCGCAATTATCGACGACACTGACGTTGACTACAGCGTTGTTACGGAAGGGGCGGCGGCCTAATGGCTATACGTGTACTAAACTGGATGTGCGCGCTTTACTGGACGGGTGTCCTTATATCGGTAATTGCCGGAAGCTATACGTTGGATCGCGTTGACTCGATACTGGCGTTACTCATCGTAATTATAAACTTCGTAGGATACGGAATCGAGGGGGACGAGTAAATGAACGTTAAAATCAAGCGTCTACATCCGGACGCAAAAGTCCCGCAATACGCAACGCCCGGCGCGGCCGCCTTCGACCTCGTAGCGGTTGAGGGCGTAATCATTGCGCCGGGCGAGACGAAGAAAGTACCGCTCGGCCTCGCGTTCGAAATTCCGGAGGGCTACGTAATGATCGTAGCGATGCGGTCAGGAGTCGCGCTGAAGACGAAGCTGCGGCAACCAAACGGAATCGGCGTGATTGACTCGGATTATCGCGGTGAGGTTGCGATGATGTTCGATAACAGCCATACAGATTTGCCCATCGACGAATATTGCGAGTGGCCGACGTTTATTGACGGAAGCGAGGCCGTTGGGGTGAACCTGCTCAGTGGCGAATGTATCATCCGTAAAGGTGACCGCGTAGCTCAGGCGTTCATCTTACCGATTCCTCGCGTCAATCTCATCGAGACGGATGGCGAGCTTTCGGAGACGGAGCGCGGGGCGGGCGGATTCGGACATACGGGGATTACAACGGAAGAAGGACTGCGTCAATTGGAGGTGGCTGCACGTGCCTAAATACCGGAAACTACCCGTTGAGGTAGACGCAATCCAGGTAATCTACGGCAAGACAACGATCGGTGACGTGATAGCCGCGTTAGGATCAAATCCGCTTGAATGGGACGGTTCAGAACACTTCATCCAAACGTTGGGAGGACGTATGGTCGTATGCGACGGAGATTTCGTTATCAAAGGAGTAGCGGGCGAGTTCTATCCACGTAAGCCGGATATCTTTCACGCAACTTACGAGGAGGCGGCGGTTAATTGAAACGGATATCAGTCGGATTCATTCTCGGAGTCTGCGCGTTGTTTTGGACGTTCGTAATTCACAAGGCTATACGCTAAACGGCTCCGAATAGATAGAGTGGGGGTTTATCGAATGTGTCCGTAACAACTCCGTAATACTGGTAACGAGTTCCTATGTGTCCGTATAGGTACGTAGCGTCGGGATTCTTTCGCGACTCGCCGTGCTTTGAGAAGACGAAGGTTTCACGTTTGTTGGGGAAATAATCTAGTGACCCTACTAGGATACATGAATTATTAGGCACTTCGGATACTTTAAATATGATTCGGAGAGAGAAGGGCTCGCCATCAACTCCGAAAGATTGTCTAGTGGCCTTTGACATGTACCATGTACAGTCTTTATTTATTCGAAGATATAGGTTTGAGTCGCATGGGTTTATAAATTTCATAGTGGTAGAGCACCTCCTGCAATCAAAGGGTATCACGAAGTCTGAGATTGAGGAAGGGCGTAGGGCTGTCTGGAAGCACGAAAAGGAGGGCGCTGCATGAACGAAATAACGTTAACAAGCGCACGGTACAAAATCACAGCCGTTAAGCGCAAGACTCGCGCTAAGACTTTCGCGGACTGGCGTGTCGGGGATGAAATTCAGCTATCAACGGATATTGAATACAAAGGCGGAGGTTACGCGTCGTATTTCCGAGCGGAGAACCTTACGCAGGGTACGTCAGTGCGGAAGTCACAGTCGGAGTTGTCGTATTTATTGCGTAGCGTGTTCGAGCTTGAGCCCGTAACCGAGCCGCAACTAGCCGAAGTCATCCCGTTTCCCAACGCCGTCGCCGACGTACTCGAAGCTTGGGCGGCCGCAGCTCGGCGCGGTGAGATTACCGGCGTCATTATCGCAGGACTCGGGTCAGACCGACTCGAAGGCGATACGTTAACAGCGGCGGTCAACGTTAACTCGCGTGAGTATGGCGTACTTGTCAACGATTTGAACGATTCGCGGATTATCGAAACGGTCGACGTAAATTTATTCGAATAGGAGAGTGGCGTAGTCTCGCGGACATTTATCGAACTCTTCATCGCGGTAATAGTCGCACTCAATCCTCCGAATGAGCCGACGCCAACGCCCGTAGTAAAGACGGAGAAAACAGGCAATTCCCCGTCTTCTACTTACGTGGTCACCGCGTACGCACTCGGCGATGGATTCACGCCAACACACGGTATTACTGCGTCAGGTAGGCGCGTCAA carries:
- a CDS encoding deoxyuridine 5'-triphosphate nucleotidohydrolase; its protein translation is MNVKIKRLHPDAKVPQYATPGAAAFDLVAVEGVIIAPGETKKVPLGLAFEIPEGYVMIVAMRSGVALKTKLRQPNGIGVIDSDYRGEVAMMFDNSHTDLPIDEYCEWPTFIDGSEAVGVNLLSGECIIRKGDRVAQAFILPIPRVNLIETDGELSETERGAGGFGHTGITTEEGLRQLEVAARA